The Haematobia irritans isolate KBUSLIRL chromosome 1, ASM5000362v1, whole genome shotgun sequence DNA segment aaaaatggaaaatcatgaaacaatacaaaaataaaatacttataaaaattatatcaaattttgttaataaaatctgAAAACAAAGAAAGAATAAAAggttttataatttatatatgaaagtgACTGTAAGTAAATATTCATTGGTGAGTATTTTAAATGACTATAtgaacccaaagaaatttgttagtggcaacagcagaaaagtctgctgaaaaagggaaagcattcactgtttgctgaaatagcaaacattgtctgctttttttttaatctcgattacactaaaatattttttattttggctgaaacaaataaaaatgtcaacttagaggCTATCGTaacacaattaaaacaatattttatgaatatatttgcccaaaaatctgaatatttataaaattgaggcataacagcaaacaaaatgtttgcctatcgcatttaggagcttgtaagcatattacagtgcaaaaacataccaaaaactactatgAGTGTTGacttattttcattataaaattcattcattgttgggatcaatttaataaaattattgggTTTAACACAGTCGTTCCAATCCAGCACCGTATAAAGTtgctaagaactatatctatataCGAACTGAggcaagatttgacaaaataatctccTGCGGTAATCGAATGCTTTAAAGCTGAAACAATACCAACAAGAACTTATAAGTATTTCCACATAAGCGTCTCAAAACTGCTACAACAAGAACAATTAGAGCCAAACCAAGTTCTCAGTTTAGAGTTTCGTTCAAATTAAACCTAAAAATAGTCACAATCTggggttattttttttataaatacctGCTAAATTGAATATTATGGTTGATggattgaaaaaacaaaatttgcctATGACCAATAATATGCCTTTTGTCCCTTCAAAGTCTCAATTTAATTCAgtttatcttattttttttattctaccaTTCATTATTGGTAAACATTTATCTCACAGAATCTTTTCATGCGGTcttacaacaaaaatatttgtacaatctaatatttttttttttttaacaaatcaaataaaaacagtATTTATAATTCTAAATATGAAATTAGTCTAAAGTGAAGCCAGTATCCGAGTCATTTTCTCCGTTTTCTTCTCATATTTTTGTTATACGTTGAATCATCATCATCGGAATCATTTGGAAAATCATCAGATTTGTGATGAGGATTTGAGGTGTGTTCTCGATGTTTGAGGGCTTGTTGTTGAGCATCCCATTCCTTTCGTAATTCGCTTAACATTCCTGGTGTAAGCAGGCCCTGAGATATTAGACGATCAGTCAATCGACCTCTTGATGTGCTAGGTATGCGAGGTTCTGAAAGTGAAAATATAAAAGATAgatacattatttgtattaaaatttgacCAAGTTTCCATGCCCAACTTTGGCAATGTTTTTTAACTTTTCACGTTGgagaattttgacattttgaattATAGTTCGTTGAGAACATAATTGGTTCaccaagaaaatattaaaaaaaatatttccgctgTTAGATACcgcttcattaaaattttgatagtaaATATCGATATTTACATCCAGTAACAAAATTATATCCTACGCTAATAATTTGTTACTGAATTAAGATCCCGCATAGAATTAGATCACGAATGGCAAAATGATACAAAACGATGTCAAACACTTGTAATACTTCCAACGATTTTCCTGTCAGTTTATATTCCTTTcactttgacttaaattttatttcaaatcatACTCTCTGTCAATAATTTGTTACTGAATATAGATAGATACCGTTTAGGACACGATCTCGAAAAGAAAAATGGTTCGAAACTGTGTCAAACTCATGTAACATTTCTGACGATTTTTTGGCAGTGTTTATTCATTCGATTTGTTTTACCTTTTGTTTGTACTATGCGTCTCATGTTGTAGGATGTGTCACCATCCGTTGCACCTTGATTGGCTTCGGTGTTTTTCAATAATTTGGTTATTTGGAATACACCTTGCTGTATGATTTCATCCAATTCTGCTTGAGCAGCTCTCACAGATGCTGCTTCAGGAAAAATATCCATAAAACGATAACTAAGCCAAAGATACAAGTCCATAACATCAAAAACGGCTTCCAGATGTACTAAATCAACAATCGTTTTTGGCAAAGACAAAGGCCATCCGCAATTCTTTTTAATGAAATCGAATGTAATAGGTTCACTTCGGCTATATTGTCTGGCAAtctaaaagtataaaaaaacaaatgtaaatAATAATTGAAAGCTTTAAAAACTGGGATACTATGGTATAAATTAGTCAATTAAATCAACAGCTTTTAGACCTACTCCACTATGCTATCATTGCTATTCTATGGCAAAATCTACCTTTAATCTATATTCCACAATGGATAATATTAAGGCATATTAGAAAAGTTTACTTTTCCACATTTCCAAATACTCCAAATGTCGACCATCTtgtgattttcaaaatttcaattgaaacttCTAAAATTTCAGAGAATCGTATTTTTTGTGTATGATATCAATTTCATAGATAGATAGCGAATTTCATGCTGATTAAGaacgtcaatattttatcgaaCATAGGATGctaataaatgaattttttcttCCTTCTTACAGGAGGCTCACATTTCGGCTATATCGgaaacttgtttttgttttttaccgcGGGGAAGCGGAAATTTTCGCAGATTTTAGAAACATTAATAAAATCTTAATGATTTAATTCTTTCTTTGGAAGATAAATCACGCCAAGGAATAGAAAGTACGCTGTGGCTACCATCAACAATTGTTTCAACCAATTTCGAACGTTGTTATTTGATGAATCAGGTCCAGATGTCAACACACAAAACAAACAAttagtaaataaaaacaaaaaatccatgATATCGTAGTGAGACTCTGCCGATTAAAGGTTCACGAGATCGCTGAGACAGTAGGCATTTTAAAAGATCCCATGAATCATATCCTGTTCAACATTAGGGGAATATCATCGCGATTGGAAGACCAAATCAGTGTTTGACGCCGTTTACGCGATAAAACTTCTGTTTCGTTTCGTGACATTCATATAAGGATAAGGTTGAAATAATCACAGGGCTGCATTATGCTAAACCGCCTCATTGGGGAAGAAAAACGTGTTCTTACAGCGCGATAATGCACCGGTTCACACCAAATGCCTCGCCATGGTCCAATTGAACTATGGGCTGATGACATATCCACCGTGTTcatctgatttgattaaaaaaatcacTCGCTAGGTATCAACATCAGTCGAACAGGAGGTCATCGCCGTTACGGGGCCATTTTGTAAGCCCCGAGAAaacatatttgttgttgttgttgtatctcTTTGGAGTTGGCATTTTCGATACTCCAAATGGGGGTTTGCAGTCCTTGGACAGGGTTGAAAACACTGTGTCCGCCCGGACCGTAGACCCGACTGCAACGAGTGCGGAAAACATATTTGTTAGAACACTTGGTGCAGAGTGTATTGAATTAAAGATTGGCTATGTATGAAAAAATTGGGCTATTTTCTTTTCAGACCACCATCCAAATCTTTCAATAGCTAGAagacaagtttcctcaaatatgGAATTGGATAGGCTcaatcatttaaaaatattatacagaaaggtaatattttgctcctatgtgtctaaatttttaaatttttttcttttttttctaccaaGAAATTAACGCCTATTTTGAGGTTCACtttgcaatttaaaaattatggaaaGTCACTTACCTTTAAGAACATAGAACACACAAATGGCATTTTTCTATTGATTGGAGCACAACAGAACACATATCGTGCTCGTAATGGTAACGGCACATGTTGGATCATTTcagctaaaaatttaaaatcctcTATATTGCACATGAAGTATAGTGAATCATCAACGGTgcataaattaacaaaaatgtcctacagaaatacatacaaaaataaatatgagcTGTAAATTTCTTGCAGATTACAAATGTGTGCTTACCATTAAATTGCTTAAAGttgaatttggtaaatgatAAGCATATAGTTCTATTTGATCTGCTGTGGGATGAAGACCGGCTTGTTTCAATGGTTCTGGGGTTTGTGAAAGTAGTTTTCTGAGAGTTGGTAAATCATCGGATTTAAATGTGGTCACATAGCCATGTTCCCATTGTGTTCGATATCTCCCCGCTCTGCCAGCAATTTGCAATGCCGATGATACAGAAATTGTATCTATTTCACGTTCACCCTTTTCATTCATAGATGGTTTCACCAGCGAGTAAAAGATAATGCGTCGTATGCTCCTATAAACGaaagaaatatgaaatttaaagaaaatttcatagtaaaACATGCTTGTTTTGTGATTGAGAATTATCAAGTCAATGGTGATGGGTGTATAATCTTCAGCTCAGCGATGTTCGTATTTTTTCTTGTTATTAGTTTGCTTAAAACCTATCTTTGTTAATATTTCTTAAAAGCCATTACTCACAAATTCAATCCCATTCCAATGGCATCTGTTGCAACCATCACTTTGCAGCTATTTTCAGGATCATTAAATTTCGCCGCCTGTGCCAATTTTGTGCCAGGTGGTAAGCCACCATAAATAACAGCAACTTCTTTACCTCTAAATGGATAAAAAACGTTTACCACAATTGGtactaaaataaaatcgaaagaCAAACCTTGCTTCTATTTCTCTAGATACCGTATAGATATCATTTTTACTAAAGCAAACAATACAATCACCAGGTTGAACATTATCCAATGTTACTAAAGCAGAATCTTCAATGGTCAATTCCGTTAGACGATTATAATTGTGGACTTCTACGGTTTCGTTTGtggtttcacaaattttttccaacaaCTCCAGAGAGCCAGCTTCGCCACATACATGAACTTCGTCAGCTATGAGACCAAGGAATGCTCTTGTCCATGCCCAACCTCTTTGGGGATCTTTCAATTGCTGTATTTCATCAATTACAGCAACCTCGTCTAAAAAAGTCAGCACAGTacaaatgttgaatattttgatATGGATTTATAGTAGAATTATTTTACTTACAGGGAGTATTTACAGAAGTCATTTCCACGGTACAGGCCACATGAGCTGCAGGTGTGTTTTCATTTATTCCATATTTTCTTTCCTCTCCAGTAACCAAATCACAAGGAGTTCCCTAGACAAATTTAAgacgacaatttttttgtataatactttggaatttttttgtttatacgaCTTATCTCACCTTTTCAtttgatttattaaaaacttctgTAGCCAGAAGCTTTAGGGGTCCACAATAAACACCCGACTTCGCGCTTAGAAATCGTTCCATGGCATGATAGGTTTTCCCCGAATTTGTTGGACCCGCATGGAAGACAATTTTACGTGTCATGGCCCGAGCACTAGGATACCAATTGGCAGGAGTTCGTAAAtccgaaattttcttcaaatcatCCATACAATCCAAATGTGGAAAAATAGTTTTAGCATGGCgtataaaatatggaaaaatatcATCCACATGACCTGCACCATTGAATATATCGCTAAAAGTGATGTGCAAATCTACTGGCAGATTCTCCGATTCTATACAGAATCGACGAAATGAAGCGAATGCCTGCTGTTGAAGGTAATCTAGGAAGAAACAATTCCTCGATGATagataacaattttataatctATGTCAATAGGTCCTTACTATCTAAACCATTCTCAACACAAAGGGCTTTTATCTCTCTCCGCTGagtgaatttatttaaaatttttaacacagcAGACTTTTCCAACTTGCCCGCCAATTCGGAACCAACATCAAATTCATCAACGTTATGCTGCACGGGCACTGGTTTGAACAATTGAGAAACATTGGCAGGTGGTTGTTTCCTATTACGTGCCCGGTGTACTACTCCATAGTGTAACACCCTGCTAGAAGTCACAAGAAGCCCTTGCCTATGTGGACATTTTAGCGAAAGATTTTGTGTAGCCGTACAAAGTAACTGCAGGCTTCTTCGAGAATTTTGCATCGCAAACTAATAAAACACACTTTGATAATTTTGGCGACGGCAATTTCATTCACTAATCACATGTAATTACAGAAAAAATACTTAATAAAAATTAGCAATCCATAGTAAATGACTTGTGATGCAATTTTGAAATGTCAAAATACATAACCTCAACATTGATAATGTCAGATGGGAGATTGAAATTGAGTGCTGTCAGCTGATGTATGAAAAAGAACCGGTTCTGACAAATAAGTAGTAAATCGTACGTATCAAAttataattttcattaaagACCGTTAATTAATATTGCAGtcatgattacttttctttaataattcattttaaagaaaataatctgTTTCGATTGTTCCGGTTTATGATTcaaggtataataaaattagCAAACAAAATAGTTAAAATTAGAATAATAACCTTGACGGTGAATATGTTCGTCTTCCCCGCCGAAAACGAtttttttcgcgattacttttttcAATCAAAGAATATGAAATGTTTCGCAGTCATTAAACTGGATCTCATCTATCCATGGCTTGAcaagatataatatagtcggttctATACAATCAGaattgtcatcagcattactgagtgggGTTAAACCActgctgaaaaaaatttaggttgttcaaccaaatctgggattGAACCCTATGTATGTTAACCTTTGCACCAAGGTGTCTCCTCATCTTAAGGCCGGGACTATATTCTGTTTTCGAGTTGAATACAACTTTATTTTCGCtattacttttttaaaatattttaaaatgtgtgtgCCAAACCTAAGAAAAAGACCGAACGCATCAATTGAGTAATGTGTCAaccttaaaatttaatatttgtatacaatttaTTTAGGCAATCGAAAACCTTTTTTCAGTAGGTTCGAGACTAATTTACTTTGGGTTtaatgaattacccgaatttattctgataattggttgatagttttgctacaagtagaggatactgatgagctccatccaaccatcatgcagtctatagggctttgcctctTACTcttagagtagcttaaccaacaaaggaaaacTACAAGATtagtactcttgtagtttagtcaacgtatgcttttaagatgaaatcaaaaacacaaatatgatgcaagaataaaccaacaataaaaacataacaaattgtaatgaaaataaacaaatcACGATTGCTTTTTGAACTGATGCTTTATGTAATTTACAAACATGCAGTGCATTctcgtaattatttatttatttattcattcagagcatgtaattctaagcctatttggctaaaataaaataattacaatgGACTACTCTCTAgaggagttaggttaggttaggtcgaACATCTATGAATTCTAGTAAAAGTGGAAACAGAGAATCTAAGTCAACGTCGATTCTTATTTGCGGGAGCCCGGCAACCGGTACCATGGACCATAAAGTGACAAAAAATCACGATAGTAGTAATTTCAAAAGATATCATCTTTAGTCAGTATTTAGTCGTGGTCGGGAGGAAAAGCTTCTTTGGATTCATAACGTTTGATAGCCATAGACTACATGGTGAAAAGTAAAACGATGATTTACACTGTCACACTGGATTAAAAATAGAAGGCGAAAGTGTTTTTTCAGCATGATGTCTCGGCCAGACGCAGTCAACTCGGCCGAATTGGCCGAGTTTTAAATCATCACGCAAGCTACCCTATTCTTCCAATTTGAAACCGTGCAACTTCTTATGCTTCCCAGAACTACATAATCAAACggaaaagtaaaaaatctacttaatgactttttgaaaaaaaaaatatcgaagTCGACTTTTCGTATTCAACAAATTCGACTCTTGATGTTAGCCAAAATGAAATAATCGACTTTTAATAGTGAACACAATGGacttttaaggtgagtattaagttcgagtttagccgctaaaatcgccattttttcacgattacttttctttaataatactttttaaggaatacaaactttgtgaaaacttgctttgggctattccccatcaagttatagtaaaatctgcaacaaatatgtataattttattcctttttgtattgatttagttttcactttagtgaaaaaactcgaacttagtacccacctttaagaagaaaaaaaaaaacgaacgaaaACGAGGAGAATGTGGTGTAGATCATTTGTGTTGACAAACCATCAAAAAGTTTTAAGTCGCAGCCCCAAAAGTCGTCTTTTTCATTATAGCGATATGCTAAATGTTGGTTCCAAGTCCAAGTTTATCCGTTAAAATCAATGTtcaaaaccacaaaaattttcatttttagaacaaattttaatataacttattGGGCAACTTACTGATAAGGCAAAGGAGTAATTCATAATGTGtatattgtttaaaattaattaagaaaatgtaattGTGGGAAAACGACTTTTCGCTCGATAATGCGAACGTCGTAccacatttaagaaaatttatatggATAAAGTTACGAatagataatagaaataaaataatgtaataCATCAAATTTTATTCTGGCTTTAAATGGCTTTATACATTATGTAAAATGTATATAACATGTAATAGGAAAacttaaaccaaaaataaagtGATAGAACGTTCAACGTTCTGCTCATTGTTGTCAAAAAGGAAATGATTTTACGAAGCTTCCTTTATCTTCAGGAATGTACGAGAACAAGTACACGATGGACAATAGAACAAATCCAACAGATAAGTAACCTATGACAAGGAAACAATATTAATTGAGGTTGTTTGTGGGACAACTTCCACTTACATTCGGATGTTTTGGACACGTTTGCGATATACGTCCATAGCACAGcattttgcaattttcacaCACCACAATTTGATGTTTCCTATTGCAAATACATCCATCTTTCATTTCTGGTTCAAGTGTCTTCTTCGATGTACCAATATTCCAAGGATCACTCGCAATTTTAGGTGGCGGAGTTGGATTTGTAGCATTATGTACTTTCGAAAATGCTGCAAGTTGATTATGCTCACGAGCATAATCCATGCGAGAATTTATCGACGATTTTTTCATAGTATGATATATATGATCTTGAGAAACAAAATCCAGAAAAAAACTTATCCGagtaattgaaatgaaaataacgGCATCTTACTGTCAAACTTTTGTTGTGGGCGCAACAAAAACGAGAACGAAAGACATCTATCAGACGTCAAAAATGCTGCCAAGTTTTGCAGTTTATAAAACAGTGTGAATCACCCACACTACCAATCTAAAAATCAATCAAGAGTAATATATTCTCACCAAGCATATTTTggagtttgaaatgttttccctttttaAAATGAGTCGTTTTCTCCATAAAAAaatcaagttcaaaacacaagttttacTCCAAATCACGTCAATTTTATAATGTAAACgcccctaatttggaatatgttCTAACTGAACATATTCTTTTCAAAATACttgtcaaattattaaaataaatttcgtagaaaaaataaataaccaaAGGCTTTGAAGTACATGGGTATGTGAAAATAACTTAACGAACGTTTTCCCTTTGCGATCGCagtatttatttgaacaaatggtgcgtatatttgaatttagagtaaaggtgggtattaggttcgagtttagccgctaaaatcgcaatttttcacgattacttttctttaataattcattttaaagaatatacattttataaaaagttgcttagggctattccccatctagttataataaaatttgcaacaaatatgtataatttcatgcctttttaactgatttagtttttactttagcggctaatactcaccttatgcggtgttctcaccaagcatgttttggggtttgaaatgttttccctttataagcacttcaaaacgagtcgttttcgccatactaaaaaacaagttcgaaacacaagttttcctccaaaacacgtcaattttagaatgtgaacccacctaatttggaatatacccagaataacataccctattcaaaatatatgtcaaaatattgaaatacgtttcatagaaaaaaagaataaacaattccctgccaacattttttgaatttggggactcttttgagaatccccactacgtcgaaaacaatcatatacgacatcaaaaactcgtcggaaaagcgccgtcactattgagaagttgtaccacgccaagttactacaaaaatgtttcgcatgagtgcaattattaggtgcctttatagatcaatgtagaacgacgccaataagggaccctccaaacaatcagaaaaagtgcattttaagatagttgtaaaagaatcattgtggtcgagtaaaacacgtttgtttaga contains these protein-coding regions:
- the Suv3 gene encoding suv3 RNA helicase, whose amino-acid sequence is MQNSRRSLQLLCTATQNLSLKCPHRQGLLVTSSRVLHYGVVHRARNRKQPPANVSQLFKPVPVQHNVDEFDVGSELAGKLEKSAVLKILNKFTQRREIKALCVENGLDNYLQQQAFASFRRFCIESENLPVDLHITFSDIFNGAGHVDDIFPYFIRHAKTIFPHLDCMDDLKKISDLRTPANWYPSARAMTRKIVFHAGPTNSGKTYHAMERFLSAKSGVYCGPLKLLATEVFNKSNEKGTPCDLVTGEERKYGINENTPAAHVACTVEMTSVNTPYEVAVIDEIQQLKDPQRGWAWTRAFLGLIADEVHVCGEAGSLELLEKICETTNETVEVHNYNRLTELTIEDSALVTLDNVQPGDCIVCFSKNDIYTVSREIEARGKEVAVIYGGLPPGTKLAQAAKFNDPENSCKVMVATDAIGMGLNLSIRRIIFYSLVKPSMNEKGEREIDTISVSSALQIAGRAGRYRTQWEHGYVTTFKSDDLPTLRKLLSQTPEPLKQAGLHPTADQIELYAYHLPNSTLSNLMDIFVNLCTVDDSLYFMCNIEDFKFLAEMIQHVPLPLRARYVFCCAPINRKMPFVCSMFLKIARQYSRSEPITFDFIKKNCGWPLSLPKTIVDLVHLEAVFDVMDLYLWLSYRFMDIFPEAASVRAAQAELDEIIQQGVFQITKLLKNTEANQGATDGDTSYNMRRIVQTKEPRIPSTSRGRLTDRLISQGLLTPGMLSELRKEWDAQQQALKHREHTSNPHHKSDDFPNDSDDDDSTYNKNMRRKRRK
- the LOC142221916 gene encoding uncharacterized protein LOC142221916, encoding MKKSSINSRMDYAREHNQLAAFSKVHNATNPTPPPKIASDPWNIGTSKKTLEPEMKDGCICNRKHQIVVCENCKMLCYGRISQTCPKHPNVTYLLDLFYCPSCTCSRTFLKIKEAS